ACCTTGAACATAGCATCACCGTCACCATCGATCCAGTTGAGTTCAAGTTGAGTTGTACAGGAAAATAGAACCGGATCCAATTCTGAAACATTCGGATAAATCTATCGCAGCAATTCATTTTGCTCTTCCAGCATCCAGTAAAAAGCTCCTGCAACATCAAGAAAATATTACCGCAACAAATCGATTTACTCGTTGAAACATGTATGGATGCAAGTATGGATGGCATCACCATCTCCATCGATCCAGTTGAAAACATCATAACAAGGCTACTGCAACATCAAGAAAATATTACCGCAACAAATCGATTTACTCGTTGAAACATGTATGGATGCAAGTATGGATGCCATCACTATCTCCATCGATCCAGTTGAAACATCAGAACAAGGCTACTGCAACATCAAATTTATTGAGCTGCAACATGAAAGCGTTGCCTTCAAGAAGTCAACCAGCGAGGAAGAAAGATACCCCCATGGCAACACCAATTCCCACCTTAACATCTCAAATCAACTATTGCAACATGCAAAATTAAATATTGAAACATCACAAATCCTAAAGAGAGGGGCAAGCAAAAATCAGAATGGAAATCCTAGAGAAGTGAATAAAATCCGCAACAAGAGAAACGAACAATTGAAACAAATGAAATAAATACACGAAACATCTGGACTTTACCGTTGTCACCTCCATATACCTCGATGTGATCTACTCTAATCAGACTGACTAGCTGCGCGCTTGAGAAGAGGAGGGCGTGGATTGATGCGAAGAGCGACGGCTCGACGAAGAGAGCAATGCGGTGCGGCCTGGAGCTCCACTTGCCGCCCGCCTCCTCGTCCTGCAGCAGCGTCACCCGCGCCTCCTCGTCCTGCAGCAGCATCACCCGCGCCTCCTCGGCCTGTGCCATAATCCTCATCCTCAAGCCCGCGCTGCCAATCCCCAAGCCCAGTGCACCGCCCGAACCAAACGCCGCCGCTACCTCGCTTCCGCAGCTCAGGCCCGTGCCGTGGCCGCCCTTATCCTCCCTCCTCCCGCGTCGTTCGCTCTCCCCGGCCCCAGCCCCGCCTGCCGCCACCTTGACTTGGAACCCACGcgctgcggcagcggcgcgcggaAGCAGTGTCATGGGGACGCACGCGCCTGACGGCAGCACCGGGACGTGCGTGGTAGGGAAAGAAGGAGGACGGCACGACGACGGCGTGGACGTGGTGGTGGACTGGGGGCAGTGGCCGTGTGGGAGAGGCACGGGAAAAAAATGAGAGGGAGAGGATAACCATTGTGCTGTGCGGAGGGAAAAGGTGGAGCTGTCAGATAATATCTTCAGTCCGTGCAAGTTATACGTGGACAGAAAGATGCTAGCGTCTTCACCTTAGCATTACCGTAAATTCTTCAAACTCTGCAATAAGGACTTCTGCCGTCCCACCGTATGAATCAAAGGCCGTTGATGTACCTGCTTTGGGCATCAGTCTCAGTCTCGACCACAGTATTCCCATGCCACACTCAATGGCTGTCCTGCTAACACCTCCAAGACATGCCATCACTTCTGCTTGCACAGTTTTCAGAACATATTCAAGACGTCGTTTCCCCGCTCACCACATCACCATTACTGATCACAAAATCCCGTCCACCCAAGCAAGATAAATGGAAACAGCCATCACAATTTGTTTTTGAGAATACCGATCTAATGGTGGTTTTTGCCAATGCGATTTCTGTCGCATTCAACTTTTCTCCTCCGTTGCTATCGTATGCCAGATCAGCTGATTCTCAACACTATTTAAATACCCTCTCCTTACTCTGCTACTCTCTTTCCACCACATCCAAAGACATGTCACTATTTTCAGCTACTTTTCTTCATCAAGCTAGCGTGGTCTTGATATATTTTCCATACTTAAGCCATGCTAGACATGTTTCACGTATAAAATACTTTATTAGCTTGGGGAATTCTAGCACATTAATTAGGTTATTCGACACTCAAGAATTATCGATTCGGGCCATTCATATCATCTCGTCTCTGATCTTATTAGCATGTGCTTGAGTCCAAGTCCATGCGTATATTTCAACTAAAGTTATAGCTTATCCCGAACAGTTAAACTAATACATTTTTGTGATCTTATATACACTATTTGCTCCATTGATACCCAGACCACTGCCCTTTACTCTTCTCAACCAATGCTTCCTTCCACACTAAACGGCGCCTCCACTTTGAAAACTGGTGGATCAAAATCCCGGGTACCTAGATGCCGTGCAGGCCGGCTGGGTGTGCAATGAGGATTTTGCCGACCCTCTTTGCAGGATTGACGCTAAACTTAAGAACATGGCAAAGCACCTCCAAAATTGGAGCCAGCGTACTGTGGGACAAAtcaagtcgcagctcctgattGCAAGAACAATCGTCTCATGGCTTGACAAGGCACAAGAGGCACGGCAACTCACACAGGATGAAATTCACCTACGGAAAGAGCTCAAACTGAAGGTTCTCGGTTTGATTCCTCCTTCATGTTGATCTCTTGGAGCATTTGGCGGGAGAGAAACGACAGAGTCTTTGGACGATCGGCACCACAGTCCGCTACTCAGATCGCCATGACCATCACCCGGCAAGCATAGCTCTGGATCGAAACCGGTGCTACACTGATAGCAGTCCTAGGATGGCCGGCTGCAGCCGATAGAGCACGACCACCTTAGCTCTATGCTAGTACCCCTGCTCTTTCCTTAGTTGTGTTTGGTTTGCGCAATGTAGCATCCAATATGTAAAACATTCATGTGCATGCGTCCGGGAAGGTCCGCGTTGTAAGAACTTGTTCATttctcttcttaatgaaaaaatacgcagctctcctgcgtattggACAAATATCGGAATTGCTTGTCATTAGCCTATATTATATGGTAAGTACCcttacaaaaagaaaaatatggtAAGTAATAACAGGGGAGATGCATAAAACTTTTCGTTTGCTAGCGAGAAGACTACCCCACTTGTCAGACTCCGCCCGTCCGAACGAAAACGCCTATATAAACGCGCCGcgcgccccctccccccaccaaAAAACTGGAGCCGTCTTCTCCTCGCGGAGAGCAGAGCTCCGCGATCAAACACATCCGACGAACTAGGCGATCGATGAGACGAGGCCACGCGAGAGCGAATCGAGACGGCactagcggcggcgggcgaccgAGATGATGGACGGCCACCACTTCAACAACATCTCCctcggaggccgcggcggcggcgtgagccCTCGATCCCCCTCCCTTCTCGAGTTCATTTTCGCCGTGATTAGTTGTCAGAGGCGAGCCGAGGGGTTGTTTATTAGCCAGGGTTCGGTACTACCTCTTGTTGCCTTCGATTTCGTGGCGGCGGTTTCGCGTATCGATCGGGTTTGGGATCGGGGAATTTCGTTGGTTGGCATCTCAGGTGCGGCGCTTGATCTCCCTAGAGATACGCGGTAGGGTTTTTCTCGAGGGGCACGTTAGATTTTTTTGAGGAATTCCGTCGGAACAGACTCCTGGAACAATGCGGCCTTTGCAACAATTAAAAGGTTGGGTTTCTCCATCAAATTACTACTGAATGGCACAATCAATAGGCGTTACATAGGAAATTCAGCATCAGGTCGTAACTTTAGAGAAATTCTGATTCTATTCGAGTCTATCCAAGATCGTAT
This sequence is a window from Setaria italica strain Yugu1 chromosome III, Setaria_italica_v2.0, whole genome shotgun sequence. Protein-coding genes within it:
- the LOC101775915 gene encoding uncharacterized protein LOC101775915 isoform X1 — its product is MTLLPRAAAAARGFQVKVAAGGAGAGESERRGRREDKGGHGTGLSCGSEVAAAFGSGGALGLGIGSAGLRMRIMAQAEEARVMLLQDEEARVTLLQDEEAGGKWSSRPHRIALFVEPSLFASIHALLFSSAQLVSLIRVDHIEELFTGCWKSKMNCCDRFIRMFQNWIRFYFPVQLNLNSTGSMVTVMLCSRLQ
- the LOC101775915 gene encoding uncharacterized protein LOC101775915 isoform X2; this encodes MTLLPRAAAAARGFQVKVAAGGAGAGESERRGRREDKGGHGTGLSCGSEVAAAFGSGGALGLGIGSAGLRMRIMAQAEEARVMLLQDEEARVTLLQDEEAGGKWSSRPHRIALFVEPSLFASIHALLFSSAQLVSLIRVDHIEVYGGDNGAFYWMLEEQNELLR